The following is a genomic window from Prevotella sp. E13-17.
GCTCGACAGATTGAGACAAACTCTGGCTATAAAGCCACAGTACATACGCATCCTATAGAACTGGTGGCCATGAGTCACAATCCAGAGTTTTTGGGAAAAGACGTGCTGACCAAGATTCTTTGGTCTATGATTCCTGAGACGAAGGCATTCTGCCCACTGGGATTAGGCATCGTCCCCTACACTCTGCCGGGTTCTAATGAGTTAGCTCAGGCTACGCTGAAAGAACTGGAGGACTACGATGTGGTGATGTGGGAGAAGCATGGCGTATTTGCCAAGGGCACCGATGTGATGGATGCATTCGACCAGATTGACGTGCTCTCAAAGAGTGCAAAGATTTACATCAACGCCAAGGCCATGGGATTTACTCCTGAAGGTATGAGTGATGAACAGATGAAGGAAATGACACGTGCATTTAATTTGCCACGTTAATAGATATACGAAAAAACGAATAAGAAAAAACAAAACTACTGACAGCATATATATAATCATTATTACTTACTATTTAGTGAAACTAAGAAGGCCCCGTCGCTGTGAAGCGCTGGGGTCTAATTTTTTTTTGTTAGGGGTGTAGGCTTCTGGCAAAAGCAGGCATCGTTTTTGAGTTTACAATGATCCCTTGGCGAGGTTGAGGTGCCACTTTGGGGGCGCAAAAGTTGAGCAGTTGTGCGATAAGACTATCGTTTTGATCTCGCAATAGCTGTGAGACTGAGTCTTGTCCAGGGGCTATAATGATCCATTCTAGGGTCTGGAATGCTCTTTTTCAAGGTCTGAAATGCATCTGTCCAGGGGCTGGAATTCTCCTGCCCAGGGGCTGGAAACGAAGTGAAAGCGTTAGTATTGCAAAAGAATAGTGCCACTTTACTCTCGTTAAAGCATTACAATGACGAGGCAATAGTGGCACTATTCTTTGGGTTTTAAGCAGCTATACCTGATGATGCAGGTCTGCTTTTCTTGTTGTTATGTTTTTCTATCCGATCAGTTGTGGCAGGAAGCATGAGATGACCAGTGTCACGATGCCACACACCAACACGACGATGGTTTTCGCAGAACAGCCTTTCCACTCTTTGAGAATGATTCCCCATACGTTAGAGAAGACAACATTGAGCGCCATCAATATGCAGAACGATAGCACGTCCATGGTGCCGCCTGCCTCGAAGAATGAGCGTCCCAGTGACAGACCGAAGAACTGCGAATACCACAGGGCACCAGCCAACAGGCAGAACAACAGGTTGTTGGCCCATACGTTGCCTTTGGCATAGTCGCCCCAAGTGCGATTCTTCTGATTCTGGTAGAAACAGTAGATGGCATTGGTGATAAATCCACCAAAGGTTACGAGGAAAGTGGCTGGTAGTGTGCGGAACATCGGATTGGTTAACTCGCCGAAATTGATGTCTTTACCAAACTCCAGGCCGACGTTGAAGCAACCACTCATGAAGCCTGCCAACAGGGCGATAGCCAGTCCCTTTGGGAAGTTGAAGTCTTTAACTGCTGCCTTTTTCTCTTCTTCAGACAGTGTGGCCGATTTCATGGAGCCTGCTGCACCAATGATGGCTATGCCAATGAGCGTGACGAGGACGCCTAAAAGAACGGCAGAGGTGAGCGACTTTAAAGCATCGAGCTCAGGGAAGAAGATGTTGAGAAGCACAGGGCCCATGATAGTTCCAAGTCCTGCACAGGTTCCTAAAGCAATGCTTTGTCCTAAAGCGACACCCAGATAGCGCATGGAGAGTCCGAATGTCAGTCCGCCAACGCCCCAAAGAACGCCAAAAAGTATAGTCATCCATAGGTTTGATGATGGTGCAGAGGCAAACAGGTTAAAGAGTGATTCTCCACTGGGAACGGCCAGGATGGCACCTAAAAATGGCAATATCAGCCATGCGAAGACACCTTGGACGATCCAGTACGACTCCCAAGACCAGTCTTTGATTTTGTTGATAGGCACATAGCAACTTGACTGGCAGAAGGCGCCAATTGCAATGATTAATAGTCCGATAATAATTTCCATGTTTTAGTTAATTAGTTGAATATATGATTATCTGATAAAGTTTGTTCTTTGCATGGGCTCTAATTGGGGATGCCCATCCTCCGCAACGTTTAGTTTCTTGATCATCCATGCCATATTGCGCCCCAATGTGCGCATGGTCTGCATGCCTTCTTCGTCCTGTGCTGCCTGCCCAGGTGTTTGCCCGTAAACCATGTTCCAGTATTGCGAGCTGACAATAGGCATATTCAGTATGGTGAAGTATTTGTTGAGTCGGTCGAATGCTGCCGAAGCACCGCCTCTGCGACAAACGACAACGCTGGCGGCGGGCTTGAATTGCAGGTCTTGCCCCAACGAATAGAACACGCGGTCGAGGAGTGCACAGAGAGAACCGTTGGGGCCTCCATAGTAAACGGGCGAGCCAACGACCAGCCCGTCTATCCCGTCTTTGATAGTGCGCATGACGTTATAATAGAGATCGTCGTGGAAAGTGCAGCGATTGTTGTTTCTTCCACACATGCCACAAGCAATGCATCCCTGTACGGCTTTCTTTCCAATGGAAATGATGGTCGTTTCTATACCTTCTTCATTGAGGGTACGAGCCACCTCGCTCAGTGCCAGAAAAGTGTTGCCATTCTCCTTGGGACTTCCATTTATCAATAAGACCTTCATCTGTGTTTCAATATTCTAGTTTGATTACACGATGCAAATTTAGCTATTATTTCTGTGAATAATGTCATAAACCTGATAAAAAAATCTAATAATAAACTGATATGCGTATTATCTTTGTATCTTTGCACAAAATTTCCGAACCAAAATGAAAACTAGATTCGTCCTCCTTCTATGGCTTAGTGGTTTGACGGCAAGTATGCTGGCTACCGACCACACTTCGTATGTAAACCCTTTTATTGGCACTCAGACCGATGAGACAGGCGCCCTTAGTGGATCGACATTCCCTGGGGCAACGATGCCGCAAGGCATGGTGCAGCTGAGTCCTGAAACAGAGCAAATGGTGACTTGGGATCCTTGTTCTGGCTATGACTACAATCGTGATTCTATCTATGGTTTTACCCATACTCATCTCAGCGGAACGGGGTGCACAGACCTGATAGACGTCAGCTTAATGCCTCTGTCCCATGAAGTGAATGCTGCCGAGTTGAGTAGGGGCGTGTTCGGTCAGCGATATAGTCATCAGGCCGAGGCTGCTCGTCCGGGCTATTATATGGTTGAACTCCAGGAGAGTGGCGTCCGCGTAGAGCTCTCAGCTACCGTTCGTACTGGCATTCATCGCTACACGTTCCCCCAAGGTAAGCCCCAAACCATTGTCCTCGATTTGGACAGAGGTACCTATCGCGGCGAGGCATATTACACAGGACGCCGGGCCTATCAGATCATACAAAGCCAGATGCGTGTTGTCGATGACCACACCATAGAGGGTTTCCGTGTCATTACAGGATGGGCCAAGTTGCGCAAAGTCTATTTTCGTGCAGAGTTCTCACGCCCCTTCAGTCAGCGTCTTCTGATGGATGGCAGACGCAATGTTGGCGGGAGCCCTGTGGTCAATGGTCGTTCGCTGCGTGGTGCGCTCAGTTTCGACCCTGCTGACGGTAGGGAGTTGACAGTCAAGGTGGCTATCTCGCCAGTCGATAATCTGGGAGCGCGCAAGAATATGAAGGCTGAGGCGCAAAGCTGGAATTTCAATGATTACACCCAGGCTGCTCACAACGCATGGGAGAAAGCATTGGCATGTATCGATGTTGATGGCACACAAGAGCAAAAGACCATTTTCTACACCGGCCTTTATCATGTGCTGATGCAGCCCAATACCATGAGCGATGTGGATGGACGCTATATGGACACCAACTTTGAAATCAAGCAGATGCCTCGTGGCGAGGCATATCATAGCACCTTCAGCCTTTGGGATACGTTCCGCGCGGCTCATCCACTTTATACGCTCATCGCCCCAGATGTAGCAGCTCAGTTTGTTCGCGACATGGTGCGTCATCACCAGACCTATGGCTATCTGCCCATTTGGGACCTGTGGGGGCAGGATAACTACTGCATGATTGGCAATCATGCCATTCCCGTGCTGGCTGATGCCATATTGGCAGAGCTGCCTGGCATTGATGTTGACGAGGCGTATCAGGCCATGGTGGAGAGCAGCACCCGTAGTCATCTCAACTCGCCATTCGAGGTGTGGGAGAAGTATGGCTATATGCCTCAGACGCTGCAGAACACCAGTGTTAGCATCACCCTCGAACAGGCTTTTGATGATTGGTGCGTGGCAGCTGTCGCAAAGAAATTGGGCCGTAAGGCAGACTACGAGCGATTCATCCGTCGCAGCGAGTTCTATCGCAATCTGTTCGATGCCAAAACGGGCTTCTTCCGTGCCAAGGATGAGAGAGGCAACTGGATAGAACCTTTCGATCCCCTCAGCTATGAGAATCCTTCTTTCATCGAGGGTAATGCTTGGCAGTATATGTGGTTTGTGCCTCAAAATCCGAAAGGACTCATCGAACTGCTGGGCGGTGAGAAGAACTTCTTGAAGAAACTTGATGAGAACTTTTCGCTGACTGCAACCAGTGGTGAGGTGAATGGCAATGCCAGCGGCTTCATCGGACAGTATGCGCATGGCAACGAGCCCAGCCACCACACGGTATATCTCTACAACTTTGCAGGTCGCCCGCAGCGCACCCAGGAGTTGGTGGAGCAGGTGCGCAGTCAGTTCTATAACGCCACCCCCTGTGGCTATGCCGGCAACGACGACTGTGGACAGATGTCGGCATGGTATATCTTCTCTTCATTGGGTTTCTACCCGTTCAATGCTGGTGCTGCCGAGTATGTCATTGGCACACCGCTCTTCAAGCGTGCAACGCTGCATTTGGCAGGTGGACGCGATTTTGTCGTTACGGCTCCCAATAAGACAGCCCAGAAGGTACATGTGAAACGCGTGAAGCTGAATGGAAAAACAATGAAAGAGCTGGTACTCTCGCATCAGCAGATCATGGAGGGTGGTACCCTTCAATTCGATATGTAATGTTTTTGATAATATAATTAAGGTATAATGGAACAATTTGAAGAGACTCTACGCAGTGACCTGCACCAATTCTTGTTAAGTGGTCAAAGGGTGGACGAGCGTTTGCCGGAATGTCCTGATGTAGAAGATAAATGGGAAGACATCGCACGAGCTTATATCCCCGATGGCATTCGTGAGTTTCAGAACTTTCCCTCTGCGAGTTTGGGGTGGATGATGTATATCGGTATGGCTATAGCCCAGATGTGGGATAAGGAGTGGGACATCTATTCCAAGGTGGATGACCTGTATGCCTACCTGCGTGACAAACGCGGCTATGATGCTATGGATGAATATGTACGCGAGGAAATCCTGTTGCTCAAGGGTGAATCCTATTCGCAGATGGAAAAACTGGTGGGCGAATGTGCCTCGCGTGTCTATAATGCGCTGTTGCGTCAGAATATTGAGCCAGGAACAAAGGAGGCGTTTAATGCCTATGTCTCGTGTTTGCATCAGCTCTATTTGATGGGTGCTGCCATCCAATTAAAGCAGATGGGCTACCATATGGCAAAAATGTAGAATCGTCATATATCATATAATGGGAATAATGGAAACAAGAAAGAACATTGCAAAAGAGAAAAAACGTAGTGGAAGTCATAACTGTGCCCAGGCTGTCCTGCACACCTATGCCGATATAGCCGGGGTCGATGAGGACATGGCCATGAATATGGCAAACGCCTTCGGAACGGGCATGGGGTGCATGGAAGGCACCTGTGGTGCACTGGTTGGAGCAGGCATGGTGCTGGGTATGGTCAATAAGGATAAAGTGAAGTCAATGAAGCAGATGCGTGAGATCATGACTAAATTCCAGCAGCGTAATGGTGCCACACAGTGTAAACTGTTGAAAGGTGTCGGCACGAAAGTCGTTCTTCGCGAATGTCCCGATTGTGTTGCAGATGCTGCCGAGTTCCTGGAAGAACAGCTCGGCGCATAGTTGATGCACAATCTTGGTATGGTTTTTGTGGTAAGGTTGATAGATTGTCATTCAGAATAACATTAAAGAATCATGATGGAACAAAAGAAGAAAAACTTTCATAGGCATTTTGCCACATCAGGGCACTCGCTCTATTGGATTATTATCACCTATCTAATCGTAGGTTGGTTCTTCCCTGCCATCGGCCTGATAGCGCTGATTTGCATGATAGGTCCAGTAGTCACCTCCATTTGGCGTGGTCGCTTCTGGTGCGGAAATGTGTGTCCACGAGGAAATTTGTACGACCGTCTGCTCTCAAAATATTCTCCTCACAAGCCGATACCCCGTTTCGTGCGTACGTCGGGATTCCGCCTGTTCATGGTGTTCTTCATCTTCACCATGTTCGGACTGCAATTGAGTCAGGCACGTTGGAGTGAAGGCGGACTGGCCATGTGGAGTGACATCGGTCGTGTGTTCTGGACCATCATCCTCATGACCACCGTTGTGGGTGTTGTACTCTCGTTTATTTATGCGCCTCGCACTTGGTGCAGCTTCTGTCCAATGGGCACCATCTCTCGTTGGGTGGCACCCAAACAGGCTCCTCTCCCCAAGTCTTTCAAAGGCATCCACGTCAGCAGCGCTTGTAAGACTACTTGTAAGATGTGTGCCCGCGTGTGTCCCATGCAGCTCACGCCTTATGAGGCAAGTGGCGAGGCAACGGGCTATCTGCACCCCGACTGCATCAAGTGTCGCAAGTGTACCTTGGCATGTCCCACAAAGGTAGTCAGCTATGAATAAAGTAAGGATCACAGCCATCCGGCAGACTGTCTATTCCGATCTTGTGGCGCAATACGAGAACCCCATAGAGCATGCTTGTGGAGTAAGGGTAGGGCAGCAGTGGATTTCTGTCGATGGCGAGCGTCCGGAAGGGATGTGTCCTTCTGCATGGTCTTCGATGCAAGAGTTTGTTGTGGCCTTGGCCCATGGCGGAGGCAACTTCTACGATGGATGGATGAAGAATCCGAAGAGTGCCATGATAAGTTGTAACGATGGATTCCGCCCCTTCAGTTTCCTGATTGAAGTGATCGAATAGTCGATTACTTCAATCTAATCTTCGGGCCATGGTTTAAAATCTAATTCCAACTCGGTCCAATGATTCTCTTCCTGTGGTGTGGAAGTTCCAGGCTTTGACACCCCTAAGCCTATCAGACGGATGGGGTGAGAGTGATACTCTACACCCTGCATCAGTCGTTTTGCCAGTGGCAGAATATCGCCCTTACTACGTAGAATATGGTCTGCGGTGATGCTGCGAGTAATTTGCTGAAAGTCCATAAACTTGCCATCCTGGCGAGTTTGCTCTCGCTCGGCAGCGTCGAAGTAAACTTCACTCTGCTCTCGTTTATTCGCAAACTTAACCTTCAGTGTCAACGTTCGACCTTCAAAGTGGTTCTTCTCAATGCGTCTGACCAGCTCAAGCACAGTGTGATAGAGGTGAATAGTGATGTCAGCGTTTTTGCTGATGTCCGATTCAAATGTATGCTCGCAACTCACAGACTTGCGCTCCCATTCAGAGATGACGGGCCTGTTGTCAATGCCTCTCGAGAAGTTATAGAACACCTGTCCCATCTTTCCGAACTCTTGAGTCAGTCGGCTTTGCGTCATGTTTCTCAGGTCAAGTCCCGTAAAGATACCCATGCGGTGCATTTTCACAGCGGTTTTCTGGCCTACGCCCCAAATCTTCTCTACTTTCAGATGAGCGATGAAATCCAGTGCTCTGTCTGGATGAATCACTGTCAGTCCGTCGGGTTTGCGCCAGTCAGAGGCAATCTTTGCAAGAAACTTACAGTAGCTGACGCCTGCCGATGCCGTCAGTCCTGTCGTCTCGCGAATACGTTGCTTGATTTCGCGGGCAATAGCTACCCCTAACTCGATTTCTTTTTTGTTCTCCGTCACGTCGAGAAAAGCCTCGTCTAGAGATATCGGTTCAATCAAATCGGTATAGTCGTGAAATATCTCATGTAATTGGGCAGACACCTCCTTATACTTTTGAAAGTGAGGTTCCACGATGATCAGCTGTGGACAAAGACGCTTGGCCACCTGAATAGACTGCGCAGAATGCACACCGAATCGTCGGGCTTCGTAGCTGGCTGTCGAGACCACACCGCGTTCTGCATCATGGCCAACCGCAATAGGTTTGCCTCTCAGTTCGGGATTGTCGCGCTGTTCTACAGCAGCGAAGAACTGATCCATGTCCACATGAATGATCTTATTTGTTACCATGCTTCAGCTTTGAGAGTTGTCACGATGCCCGTGTTCTAAAGTTTTATGCAAAGGTATTAAATATTCTTCAATAATCCTCAATATGCCAGTGCTTTTTCTATGTAGGTAAAGAGCAATCCCTTTCCTTCATCAAGAAACTGCCTATGAACTAAGTTGGATTGGAGGAAACTTTAACCAAACTGTTAGGTGTGCCAATGAATTGGCAATTATCGAGTTGAACCAGTCCTATTTTGATAAAGTCTTTTTCCCTCAGATTAGAGAGATACAGGAATTGATTTGTGATATTAAGGAAGAGCAACATCAGATTGCCCAGACGCTCATCCGGAAACTCAGAAGAATGACAGTTGGGCTATATCTAATCAAGTAGAATAAATATATTGTTGCAAAAAAACAGTAACCCTTTTTTTTATGCAAAAGTTTTTGTATATTTGCAGCAAAATAATCAATCCTATCAATAGAAGCGTGTTAGAAAGCCAAATTGAGAATAGTTTCATAAGGAAACTAACAACAGACTTGAAGTATGTCTATCGTGATGATATTCACGACAGACAGAGCCTTGAGCGTAACTTCAGGGAGAAATTTCAAGCTTTGAACAAGGTGCATTTGACAGATGCTGAGTTTACCCGTTTGATGGAGGAACTTACTAATTCTGATGTCTATGCCTCTTCCAAGAGATTGCGTGAAATTAATACGTTTATGCGTGAGGACGGCACACCTCTTCAATATACATTGGTTAATATCAAGGACTGGTGCAAGAATGACTACGAAGTCGTCAATCAGTTGCGAATGAACACCCGTTATAGTTCGCATCGTTATGATGTGATATTACTGATTAACGGCTTGCCCCTTGTGCAGATAGAGTTAAAGACACTTGATGTCAGCCCTCGTCGTGCCATGCAGCAGATCGTTGACTATAAGAATGATGTTGGCAACGGATATACTAATTCGTTGCTCTGCTTCATGCAGATGTTCATTGTCAGCAACAGGACAAATACCTACTATTTTGCTAACAACAACAGGACTCATTTCAATTTCAATGCTGCCGAGAACTATTTGCCGGTCTATCAATGGGCAGACGAGAAGAACAAGAAGATAACCAACCTTGACGACTTCTCTGATGTCTTTTTAGCAAAGTGTAAGTTGGGTGAGATGATTAGCCGTTACATGGTACTTGTTGCCAGCGAACAGAAGATATTGATGATGCGTCCTTATCAGATTTATGCTGTAAAGGCCATCATAAATTGTATCAATGAAAATCGTGGTAACGGCTATATCTGGCATACAACGGGTAGTGGCAAGACGTTGACATCTTTTAAGGCTGCAACGCTGTTGAAGGACAATCCCGAAATCGACAAATGCCTGTTTGTGGTGGATCGTAAAGACCTTGACAGACAGACACGCGAGGAATTCAATAAGTTCCAAGAGGGTTGTGTGGAAGAGAACACCAATACAGATGCACTGGTGCGCAGAATGTTGTCGGAAGATTACTCTGACAAGATTATTGTGACCACCATTCAGAAATTGGGTATCGCCTTAGATCCGCAGAATCGCGCTAACTATCAGAAACGTCTGCTTCCTGTAAGAGATATGCGTATGGTGTTTATCTTTGACGAATGCCATCGTTCGCAGTTTGGCGAGAACCACAAGGCCATTAAAGAGTTCTTCCCAAACTCTCAGTTGTTTGGCTTTACAGGAACACCCATTTTTGAGCAGAATGCATCCTATACGCAGATAACGGGTGAGGAGGCTCAGTATAAGACAACAGAAGACGTCTTTGAGAAAGAACTGCATGCCTATACTATCACCAACGCTATTGATGATAAAAACGTGCTGCGTTTCCATGTGGACTACTTTAAGCCCGATGAGAACGATAATGTTATTGGCATTGCAAAGAAACAGGCTGTTGTCAAGATGATTCTGCAAAAACATAACAATGCCACTAATGAACGTCGCTTCAATGCGCTCTTTGCAACGGGGTCTATCAATGAAGCCATTGAGTATTACCAGTTATTCAAGAAGATGCAGGCAGAGCAACAGGAAAAGGATGAGGCATTCGAGCCATTAAACATTGCTTGTGTATTCTCTCCACCTGCTGAAGGGAACAGGGACATTATGCAGATTCAGGAGGATTTGCAGCAAGAGCGTATCGACAATGAGAAAGAGCCAGATCAGAAAAAGGCTTCACTCATGGCTATCATAGATGATTATAACAAACAGTATGGTACAAACCATTCTGTAGCTGAGTTTGATGCTTACTATCAGGATGTGCAGAAGCGCATCAAGAGCCAAAAGTACACTAATCAAGACTATGCACATAAAAACAAGATAGATATTACGATTGTGGTGGATATGTTGCTGACAGGCTTTGACTCCAAGTATCTGAATACGCTGTATGTGGATAAGAACTTGAAATATCATGGTCTGGTGCAGGCATTCTCACGTACCAACAGAATCTTAAACGACACGAAACCCTACGGGAACATCCTTGATTTTAGAGGGCAGCAGGATGCTGTTGATGAGGCTATTGCATTGTTCTCGGGCGAAAAGAATGGAGATGTTGCTCGACAAGTATGGCTTGTGGAGCCTGCAGAAGTCATCATACAGAAATACTGCAAGGCTGTGAATGACTTGCGCAATTTCATGCATCTTCAGAATCTGGAGTTTAAACCTGAAGAGGTAGCTAACCTGAAAGGCGATGATGCCAAGGCTGGCTTCATCAACTATTTCAAGGAGGTGCAGCGATACAAGACCCAATTGGATCAATACACAGACCTTGTGAAAGTTGACAATAATGAAAATCCTTGGATGGCAAGTGAACTCATTGCCACAACGACATACGGTTTCAGGGATGATGATGAACTGCGCGCATTCCGTGGTGCTTACCTTGATGTAGCCAAGCAACTGAAGACAAAACGCGAAAGCAACGATATAACAGTCTCTACAGAGATTGAGGACTTGGATTTCGAGTTTGTCCTGTTTGCGTCGGCTCTGATAGACTATGATTATATCATGGAGTTAATTAGCCGCTATGTGGGTGCGCCCTCTATGCAGAAGATGACAAAGGAACAATTGGTAAACCTGATATGTTCCAGTGCCAACCTCATAGATGAGCGTGAGGATATCATCGACTATATTGACGACTTGGATGCCAAAGGTGTGAACGGCAAGACAGAGAAGGAAATAGAACAAGGCTATGAACTTTTCAAAAAAGACAAGTTCACCAAGGCTATCTCTTCCATTGCCGAAAAACATCACTTGGATATCGAAGCCGTTCAGACTTTTGTCAATGAAATCGTAGAGCGAAGAATCTTTGACGGTGAAAAACTTTACGACCTGATTGCCCCTCTGGAATTAGGCTGGAAAGATCGTGCCCGAAAAGAAGAGGAATTGATGAAAGACTTGATTCCTTTACTGAAGCGAATGGCAGGAGGCCAGAAAATTTCTGGACTTTCAGCGTATGAGAATTAATACATCTTTGAAAAGCAAAAAACGAGATGGATAATAACTTAACTTGTTCCCCGCAACATCTTAGATTTCCAGGATTTAAAGAAATTAGTAGTTGGGAAGAAAAAAGATTGGGTGATATCTTTGTGAGGATCACAAAGAAGAATAAAGAAAACAATAAAAACGTCTTGACTATTTCGGCTCAACATGGCTTAGTAAGTCAATATGACTATTTTAACAAAAATGTTGCATCTTTAGATGTATCTAATTATTATCTTATAGAGAAAGGTGATTTTGCTTATAATAAGAGTCGTTCACAAGGCTATCCATATGGTGCAATTAAACCTTTGTCGTTGTATGATGAAGGTGTCGTTTCACCGTTGTATATATGTTTTAGATTAAAGGAAAACGAAGGTAACGCAGATTTCTTTCGACACTATTTTGAGACGGACTTATTCAATAACGAAATCGCTAAAATAGCCCAAGAAGGTGCAAGAAATCACGGATTGTTAAATATTTCATCAGAAGAGTTTTTCGATATTCAACTTCGTGTTCCTTCTATTGAAGAACAAGCTAAAATAGCAAAGGGGTTATCATCAATAGATGAGTTAATTTATGCATGCAATGAAAAATTGGAATTACTCAAAGCTCATAAGAAAGGGTTAATGCAGCAATTGTTAGCTCCCATAAATGGGGGGGGGTAATTCTTGTGTGACGTCTACATTAAGATTTCCTAAGTTTAAGAACACTAAAGGATGGGAGATTAAGAAATTGAAAGATATAGCTTTTCGTATTACAGTTAAAAATAAGAGTAAAAAAGATTTGCCTGTATTCACGAACTCTGCATCTGGTGGAATCGTGAATCAACAGGATTATTTTGATAGAGAAATTGTAACAAAAGACAATCTTATTAATTACTCTATTGTTGAAGTTGATGATTTTATTTACAATCCGCGAATCTCAACAACAGCACCAGTCGGCCCTATTTCAAGAAATCGAATTGGACATGGTGTTATGTCTCCGTTATATACTATTTTTCGGTTTATTGACGGAAACATTGACTTCTTTGAGCATTATTTCAAGACAAATTGTTGGCATCAATATTTGAAAAATAAAGCAAATTTCGGTGCTCGATTTGATCGTATGAATATAACAAATGAAGATTTTATGAATATGCCAATTCCATTCCCTCCAATAGTAGAACAAAAACAAATCGCAGAATGCTTATCATCTATAGACGAAGCTATAACGCTTTATTCTGAGAAAGTTTCTTTGATAGAACAGCATAAAAAAGGGCTTATGCAACAGTTGTTCCCAACTCCAAAATAAAATGTTATGCCTAATCAATTGAAAGATTCATATTCAAATTTGAGCGAACTTGCTCAAGATTTGAGAAATAGCGAAAAGAAGAATATAATTATTTTCGCCCATAATGGCGTTGGTAAAACAAGTCTCTCTGTTGAATTTAAAAACATAGCTAAAAATGCAGGTGCGAGTGATACCTTATATTATAATGCATTTACCGAAGATTTGTTTTATTGGGACAATGATTTGGAAAATGATGAAGTTAGAGTCTTACGATTCAATAGAAGATCTCATTTCTTTG
Proteins encoded in this region:
- a CDS encoding restriction endonuclease subunit S yields the protein MGGGNSCVTSTLRFPKFKNTKGWEIKKLKDIAFRITVKNKSKKDLPVFTNSASGGIVNQQDYFDREIVTKDNLINYSIVEVDDFIYNPRISTTAPVGPISRNRIGHGVMSPLYTIFRFIDGNIDFFEHYFKTNCWHQYLKNKANFGARFDRMNITNEDFMNMPIPFPPIVEQKQIAECLSSIDEAITLYSEKVSLIEQHKKGLMQQLFPTPK
- a CDS encoding type I restriction endonuclease subunit R, encoding MQKFLYICSKIINPINRSVLESQIENSFIRKLTTDLKYVYRDDIHDRQSLERNFREKFQALNKVHLTDAEFTRLMEELTNSDVYASSKRLREINTFMREDGTPLQYTLVNIKDWCKNDYEVVNQLRMNTRYSSHRYDVILLINGLPLVQIELKTLDVSPRRAMQQIVDYKNDVGNGYTNSLLCFMQMFIVSNRTNTYYFANNNRTHFNFNAAENYLPVYQWADEKNKKITNLDDFSDVFLAKCKLGEMISRYMVLVASEQKILMMRPYQIYAVKAIINCINENRGNGYIWHTTGSGKTLTSFKAATLLKDNPEIDKCLFVVDRKDLDRQTREEFNKFQEGCVEENTNTDALVRRMLSEDYSDKIIVTTIQKLGIALDPQNRANYQKRLLPVRDMRMVFIFDECHRSQFGENHKAIKEFFPNSQLFGFTGTPIFEQNASYTQITGEEAQYKTTEDVFEKELHAYTITNAIDDKNVLRFHVDYFKPDENDNVIGIAKKQAVVKMILQKHNNATNERRFNALFATGSINEAIEYYQLFKKMQAEQQEKDEAFEPLNIACVFSPPAEGNRDIMQIQEDLQQERIDNEKEPDQKKASLMAIIDDYNKQYGTNHSVAEFDAYYQDVQKRIKSQKYTNQDYAHKNKIDITIVVDMLLTGFDSKYLNTLYVDKNLKYHGLVQAFSRTNRILNDTKPYGNILDFRGQQDAVDEAIALFSGEKNGDVARQVWLVEPAEVIIQKYCKAVNDLRNFMHLQNLEFKPEEVANLKGDDAKAGFINYFKEVQRYKTQLDQYTDLVKVDNNENPWMASELIATTTYGFRDDDELRAFRGAYLDVAKQLKTKRESNDITVSTEIEDLDFEFVLFASALIDYDYIMELISRYVGAPSMQKMTKEQLVNLICSSANLIDEREDIIDYIDDLDAKGVNGKTEKEIEQGYELFKKDKFTKAISSIAEKHHLDIEAVQTFVNEIVERRIFDGEKLYDLIAPLELGWKDRARKEEELMKDLIPLLKRMAGGQKISGLSAYEN
- a CDS encoding restriction endonuclease subunit S, with the protein product MDNNLTCSPQHLRFPGFKEISSWEEKRLGDIFVRITKKNKENNKNVLTISAQHGLVSQYDYFNKNVASLDVSNYYLIEKGDFAYNKSRSQGYPYGAIKPLSLYDEGVVSPLYICFRLKENEGNADFFRHYFETDLFNNEIAKIAQEGARNHGLLNISSEEFFDIQLRVPSIEEQAKIAKGLSSIDELIYACNEKLELLKAHKKGLMQQLLAPINGGG